The genomic stretch CACTTAACTTTTTACAGTTTGTTTATAGTGAAAAAATAAGTGAGGGATTGTTTCCATTAAAACAACAAGAGTTGCTTTAAGTTCGCAACCATTTGTTTTATTGCGTGGCAAATATAGAACACAATTGCACTGCAAAATGATACTTATTTTGCATATATATGTACAATATTAGCTCGCGAAAAGTTTGTTGCGACGGTTTGATTCACCGACAGGTACAGGCCAAAGATTTACTCCTGACAAAATTTACGCAATCTTACAAATGACGAAGATTCGAAAGACGTGATTTAGGGCTCAAATTCATTCACAAAAAACAGAAAAACCAGTCAAGTACCACAAATCCGATTTCGGTACTTACCTGGTTTTAACTGGCGAATAGAGTAACGGTAGGTCTACTAACTCATTCCATATTTGCGCCAAATTGTGTTTTAGAAAAATTGGATTACTATTCTATTTTAATTCCAAAGCTTCAATTTGCTGATCCTGATCTCCCACAAATCCTTTATATTCTTTAATCATTTCATTCAGTTTATCCGGATTGCTTTTGGCCAGATTCTTTTGTTGGCCGACATCATTATCCAGATCAAAAAGTTGATATTCAGGAGAATTTCCAATTTCGATGTTTACTTCAGTAATTACTGCTGGCCCCTGATATGGCGGAATCATTAACCAGTTTTTCTTCCGAAATGCTGTTCGTGTAGAAGCCTCCAAAACAAGGTTTTCCCGTCCGCGATCCGAGTTCCCCAAAAGAACATCCAACAAATTGTTACCGTCAGTACTCTCCTCTTCAACACCAACCAGTTTTGCAAGTGATGAAAGTATATCAATCTGACTGACTAAGGCATCCGATTTTTTAGGTTCAATTTTTCCTTTCCAATAAGTAATAAACGGGACACGCGTCCCCGCTTCAAACAAACTATATTTTCCTCCTCTCAGACCACCATTCTGATCGTGTTGGCCAATTCGCTCAACCGCATCATCGAAATAACCATCATTCAATACGGGCCCATTGTCACTCGACAGGATAATCAAGGTATTTTCAAGAATTCCTTCATTTTCAAGTGTCTTCATAAATTCCCCAATGCACCAGTCGGCTTCAACAATTACATCGCCGCGCGGACCAAGATTGGTTTTACCCACAAAACGGGGATTTGGAGTTCGCGGAACATGAGGTTGTTGCATTGCATAATACAAAAAGAAAGGCTCGCTTTTGTGTTTTTGCACGTAGTTCTGTGCCTTTGCCAAAAAATTATCGGCCATGTCCACATCATTCCATTTGGCCTTTTCTCCACCTTTCATAAATCCTATGCGGGGAATGCCGTTTATTATCGAGTTGTTGTGGCCGTGATGCCATTTCATAGTCAGCAACCCAGGATTGTCTTTCCCGGTAGCTTGTCCATCAAAATTCTTTTCGTAATTCACCTCAATCGGATCATTTGGATCGAGCCCTTCAACCAAACCGTTTTCAAGATAAACTGTTGGTACACGATCTTGTGTTGCTGCCATAATGTAGGAATAGTCGAAACCAACTTCATTTGGTCCGGGTGAAACTTGCTCGTTCCAATTTACCCGGCCATTCCCAAGTCCGAGATGCCACTTCCCAACAACTCCGGTATGGTAACCTTGTTCTTTCAGCAGTTTTGGAATTGTAAGTTGTGCAGTATCGATGATCAACGGCGCTGTTCCCGGTAAAATCTTTGCATCCTTATTTCGCCATGGATAAACCCCGGTTAGCAAAGCATAACGACTGGGAGTACACGTTGCCGAAGAAGCATGACCATCGGTAAACATTACTCCTTCGTTTGCCAAACGATCGATATTTGGTGTTTGAATTTCAGTTGCTCCGTAAGCTCCAACATCGCCATAACCTAAATCATCAAGGTAAATAATAACGATATTGGGTTTGTTCTTGCTTGCCACTTGTTTTTCTTTGTTTCCTGAACAAGAGCTGGTAACACTTATCAATACCAAAAAAATTAAAGAAATGAATGATCTGCTCATCAGTTGTGGAATTATTATTTTATTTTGAAAGCTCTATTTCTATCACAATGTAATTTATCATCAAATATTTCCAGCTCTGCCATTTGCAACACACTCTCCCTGTTTTTTAAGGGCTGATCGAAAATACGTTTGCGTCCCTCCCCCTTGAGTTTTTCCAGATCGTAACGTCGCCAGGGTTCAACATGATAAAAAATGAATGCGTGGCCGTCTCTAACAGCCACACTGCAATGCCGCGCCATCGAATTATCCAGATTTCGTGTACCTCCTTCTTTTAAAATGGTACCGTGAAATTTCCAGTTTTCGGCATCATCAGAACTGTATACAAAAAAACCGTTGTGCGGATCGGTAATCAACCAATATTTCTCTTTCCACCGAAAAATGTAAGGAGCTTCCTCGAAATTCGATCCGGTTGATTCGGCATTAAATACATCACTTTTTGAGAAACCGGCTTCTTTCCAGTTGGTAAAGTCCGAAGTGGTTAAATGGTAGAGTTCATTTTTCTGTGCTCCTTCTTCTTTCCCTTTAAACCAAACGTGAAACTGACTTTTACTCTTGTAAACCGTGGCATCAATAGCATTCAGATCGTCGTCATGCAAGGCACTAACCTTTTGCCAGCCTTCAACCGGATTATCAAGAGGTGCTTTATAATGTACAATCCATCCCTGCCCGCCCCAGGCTCCCTCTGTTGGGATGGTGTCGGGTTTCCAGGTTACAAACATGTGCAAGGTATCGTTAGTCGAAATAATTGCCGGCGCCCAAAATGTTGACGATGCATCTTTTTCGCCTCCAACACCGTCAAACTTGCAGTACCCCTTAAATTCCCAGTTCACCATATCTTTTGAGACAGCCACACCAATTGGTGTTTGCAGCCAGGTATTTTCGAGCATCGGACGACGGGCGGTATAATAAATGTACCACTGCTGCTCGTATTCGTTCCAAACAATCTCCGGATCGCAGGATCCCTGATAATTCGGATCGACAAAAAGAGGCGCCGGAACTTCATTTTGCTTTCTGTTATTGTTGTGCTCACAAGCGACAATACCAACAGAAGTCAGCAAAAAAACCAGGAATTTAAGCGTTATATTCATTATTTTTTAAAGGTGTATTTCGTTAAATCAATGTCTAGCGGATAGCTGTTAAACCATTCTTCCAGCTCTTTTTTTAACTCAGCAGCTTTAGCTGATTCTTTATCTTTTAAGTTTTGTGTTTCGCCCATATCCTTTTCAAGGTTATACAATTGCACATTCGATCCGTCGAAATTCATCAGCAACTTGTAATCTCCTTTACGAACGGCCAAATCCGGCGCCCGGGTTCCATTGTAATCGGGGCGATCGGGAGGTCGGATCCAAAAAATCGGTTTTGTTCTTTTTTGTTGCTTTTTCCCTGAAATGGCATCCAGCATTAACTCGCCATCGTATGTTACATTTTCATCCGGCGTAGCTCCGGTAATTTCCATAAATGCCAACGGCAGATCGATTGCGGCCATTACCGTTTTAGTGTTTTTTGTACCCGCCTTTTTTTCTGAAATTCTACCGGGCCACCAACTAATAAACGGTTCGCGGAATCCGCCTTCGTAAATTACTGTTTTATAGCCACGAAATGGTCCTGCTGTGTTTACAGCTTTGTCGGGACCGTTATCGCTGGTAAAAATTATAAGCGTATTATCGCGGAGTTGCGGATTATTTCTGATGTAATCAAAAAGCCGTCCCATGTGTTTATCCATCTCTTGCATCACACCTAAAAACCGCGCTTTCATTGAAAGATCGCCACGCAGTTCTTTTGGTGGTTCAAGCGGAGTATGTATATCATCGGGCCATAGATTAATGTAAAAAGGCTTGTCCGCTTTTTGTGCATTTTCTATGGCATCAATGGTTCGGTCAACAAAAATCTGCGTAAAGTTCTCGCGTTTTGCCCAATGTACTTCTCCCCTTCCCAATTGGGCAGATTGTTTTTCCAATCCCCGCGTGCTGTCCGGAAGATTCAGCGTTTCATAGGTTGCCAGAAAACGCTCGCCTAAACCTTCGAACTGCGTTACCGATTCATCAAAACCGTACTCCGTAATAAGCGGAGCTTCTCCCACATCGCGACCGCCACCCATGTGCCATTTGCCAATGTGTGCGGTGTAATAGCCTGCAGCCTGAATATTCCGGGCTACCGATGGAGCCGACAAATCGAGGTAATTTTTCATTCCCCGGTTTTCATTTGCATTACGGTTGTCGATGTATGAAGTTATTCCCCAACGCGCCGGATACTGGCCGGTTGTTACCGCAGTTCGCGATGGAGAACAAATAGGCGAGTTCACATAAAACTGGGTAAATAAAATTCCTTCACTTGCCAAACGATCGATATTTGGTGTATGAACATCTTTTCGTCCGTAGCATCCTAAATCGGCGAAGCCCATATCGTCGATAAAGACAAAAAGGATGTTTGTTTTTTTATCGTTGTTTTGCTGAGAACCATTGCCGGCAAAGGTATTGGTACAGCAAAATGATAAAATTGTTGTAAGAAAAATAATTAAACGATTCATTTCATTCGATGATTAATTGAAATCTTAATTCCCTGGTTTTACTTTCGCCTTTGGGTGAGCATTTAGCAATTTTTCTAATTCCGCAACTTTATCCTGTTTTTGTGCTGCCCAGTTTTGGGTTTCATGCGGATCGTTTACGTAATCGTACAATTCATACAAAACTTCTTTCGAAGCATCTTTCATTGGCGTCCAGCGAACCATGCGGTACTGCTCTGTTCGTATGGCTTCACCTAAATAGCCACTTTTGTTAAAGGCGTGATATGCGTGATCTTTCACTCGTTTTGTGCCATCTTTTAAAACCGGCACCAGACTGGTTCCGTCAATGGGTTGTGGAACATCTGGTTTTTCAAGACCTGCCAGGTCGGCCAATGTGGTGTAAATGTCAACTGTTTCTGCCATTTGGTTCGTTTCGGTGCCTGCTGTAGTTACACCCGGAGCCACAAAAACAATCGGGATATGTGTTGCTTGTTCAAAATTTGTATGTTTTGTCCATGTACCATGGTCGCCCAAATGCCAGCCATGGTCGCCCCATAAAACAATGATGGTGTTTTCGTCCAAGCCCAAACGTTCCAACTCTTCAACTACACGTCCAAGCTGAGCATCCATGTAACTCATACTGGCATAGTAACCGTGAATCAGCTTTCGTTTTAAGTCCTCATCGTAAATTCCAGTTTCATGTTCGGGCACCGGAAAAAACTGAACAATTTCTCCCCTTCGCTTTAAGGCACATTCGGGAGCATCTATTGGTTGTTCTTCGTTAACCGGCATGGGTAGTTCATCGGGATTATACATGTCCCAGTATTTTTTTGGAGCACAAAATGGCAGGTGCGGACGAGCAAAACCAACGGCCATAAAAAACGGCTGATCAGGATTTTTACTCAGCTTTCGCAAGCGGTTGATCGCATGTGTAGCCACACGTCCATCCGCATAAGCTTCGTCCAACACATCCGGACTTTCCCATGCTGCACCTCTTGGTAGTTGCCAGTTTTTGGGAAGATCTTCGATAAACATAGCCGAGTTCTGAAAATAAGCTTCTTCGCGGGTAAGTTTCCTGTTCGTGCTTTCCGGAACCAGGTATTCAACTACTTTTTCTTTATGGTGAGGAATGCTCCACGATGCTTCATCATTGTCATTCCCATGACCGATATGAAAGACTTTACCCATCGATTCAACATGATAACCTGCATTCATAAAATACTGAGGCAGAGTAACCGCATCGGGGTAAACTTCGCGAAACTGTGTACCAAAATTGTATATTCCGGTACTGGTTGAGCGGGCACCAAGCAACAAATTATAACGCGAAGCCATACAAACGGCCTGGTTACAATAGGCGTTTTTAAAGGTCATTCCTTTTCCAGCCAGGCGATCGATATTCGGACTGTGCGCTGTTTTATCGCCATAAACCCCAAGATTTGGCTTCAAGTCGTCGACCAAAAGCAATAATACATTGGGTTTTTCTGATTTTTGTGCAAAGGTGTATTTTGCGCTGCTTACCAACAACACCAGTGCAATGATAAAATAAATTCGATTCTTCATATAGTAATATTTTTTATACAAAAATTTTTGTTCTTAGTTATCTGTTCTATTTATTCTTCCTCTATAATCCAAATTTCTGTGTCTTTAAAATCGTCCTGTTTTTAATTTTCAGGAAACCATTTCGGCATCACCGGACCTGAAAACCTTTCTTTTTCATCGTATCTGGGAATCTGTGTTTTAGCTTTCAAATTATAAATCTTATCGATGTCAGCTTTTAGCTGTTCTACAATTTCTTTTTGTGCCTGATTTAAATTTAGTTCTTCGGCTCCATCCTCACAAATTCGGTACAACTCGGTTTGTTCTTGTTTTACTGAATTATCAGCTGCATTACGCCGCCAGACTAACTTCCACTCGTTGGTATTTAGAGCAAACTGCTCCACTTTCTCCCCATTTTGGTCGATATAGGTAAACCATGTACGATCTGTCAATTTCTCTCCTTGAAGTGCCTTTATCATATCTATTCCATCCAATTCAGCGGGTAATTGATCGTTACCGGCAATACCGGCTATGGTTGGAAAAACATCAATATATCCTACTGTTTCTTCGATTATTTTGCCACCTGAAATATTTCCTGCCGGCCACCAGGCTGCAGCAACAACATTTATTCCTCCCTGGTAAACAGTAAGTTTTGATCCACGATGAGGTGAATTATCTGCCACCTTTTTAACGCCACCATTATCGCTGCAAAACAATATGAAGGTATTATCTAACTGTCCACGATCTTCTAAACTGGCAAGTATTCTGCCAATATTCTGATCCATACAATCAATCATGGCAGCGTACACTTTTTTATCTCCGTTTCGATTTGGATACTTCTCCATATCTACTTCTTTGGCCTGAAACGGTGAATGAGGAGCGGTAAAAGGTACGTACAAAAAGAAAGGTTCACTTTTGGGAACGGATTGAATAAACTCTACGGCAGCATCACCAATTAAGTCGGTTGTATATCCTTTCTTTTCGGAAGGTTTAGTCAACTCCTGCCAATCCCTTTCTCCATTTCTTTCCTGCGTAAAATAATCGACTGCACCATTGTGACAGCCTTCAAAAAAAGTATAGCCCTGGTTTGCCGGAATCCATTTCTTTTGCCGGTGACCAAGGTGCCACTTCCCGGTTATACCGCGGTATTTGTATCCCGCTTCACTCAGCATTTCAGCAATGGTAGTTTCTTCGGGTGGCAAACCAAATTCACGCTGAGGAGGAACAACAGACCGCATAAGTCCGAAACGAATGGGGTAACGTCCGGTCATTAATCCGGCTCTGGTTGGCGAACACATCGGGCAGGCATAATACTTTTCAAGTACAACACCTTCGGTTGCAATACGATCGATGTTTGGAGTTTTTATATCGCTGCCATGAAAACCAACATCGGCATAGCCCAAATCATCAGCAAGTATGATAATGATATTTGGCTTCGTATTCGTTCCGTTTTCCGCAAATGAATCCACCCCTGCAAATGCATGCAGGACAAAAAGTAATGTGGTGTATAAAAGTCGACTCTTCATTTTACTCCTCAAATTTTTGAACTTCGTCCGGTCCCGGAGTTCCATAAACAGAATCTTTTGCCCGGATAATCAGTTCTCCGCTGTTGTTCGTAAAAACATCCAAAGGAACAATTGTGGTTCCGCGTTGATTTACAGACGCTGCTGTAAATATTAGATTTTCATTCTCAATACCTTCTTTGTCAAGGGGAGGTACGTTACCGTTATAAAAAGCAGTACACCACCAATTTCCATCTTTTGTTTTAAACGGTGTTCCGTGCCCAAGGAAACGTCCTACAAATTTACGTTCGCTGTATGGGCCGGTAATTTTATCGGCAGTTGCGTAATACAGATTGTAGGTTCCTCGACGGCCAATTCCTGTTGACCAGCCCGTACCAAACAACACGTATTTTCCTTCAATTTTCATTATCAAACAACCTTCGTGTCCCATTTTCGTCATGTCTCCGCCTGGTCCAATCGTAACAGGTTCGGTGGCGAAATCCGAGAAATCAGGTTTTAATTTCGCAATTTGAGTAGCTCCCCAAACCAGCCACCAGCTTCCGTCATCGTCTTTAAACAACGACGGATCATGACGCCGGCCAATCTTCTCTCCCATAGGATTTTCCCAGGGGCCAACTGGTTCTGCCCCTGCCGATAGTGATAAGTTGGCTGCATTTACGGGATACGGACTTGTATGAACCAAAGCCCAGCGCTTACCTGTCCAGTGAATTTCGGGCGCCCACAACAACCAATCTGCAGAATCTGTATTTTCAAAACGTTCCGGTTCGGTTTTAGCCCAAATTCCGTACTTTAAATCAAAGGCATCCTCAACAGCTTCCCAGTCAATTAAATTCTCACTTCGCCAAATATGTGCCTTCCATCCAACACACGAATGATCGCCAAGTCCGATATTATAAGGATCGCTATCTACCCAATCGCTGTCGTTCAACGGTGTTGTGCCTGTTAAATAAAAGCCCCCCTGAGGATTCGCAGTTATAAATGGATCACGAATCCAACCGTCCTTAATAAACAAGGCTTTGTCATGCGTAACAAGACCTGC from uncultured Draconibacterium sp. encodes the following:
- a CDS encoding arylsulfatase, whose protein sequence is MSRSFISLIFLVLISVTSSCSGNKEKQVASKNKPNIVIIYLDDLGYGDVGAYGATEIQTPNIDRLANEGVMFTDGHASSATCTPSRYALLTGVYPWRNKDAKILPGTAPLIIDTAQLTIPKLLKEQGYHTGVVGKWHLGLGNGRVNWNEQVSPGPNEVGFDYSYIMAATQDRVPTVYLENGLVEGLDPNDPIEVNYEKNFDGQATGKDNPGLLTMKWHHGHNNSIINGIPRIGFMKGGEKAKWNDVDMADNFLAKAQNYVQKHKSEPFFLYYAMQQPHVPRTPNPRFVGKTNLGPRGDVIVEADWCIGEFMKTLENEGILENTLIILSSDNGPVLNDGYFDDAVERIGQHDQNGGLRGGKYSLFEAGTRVPFITYWKGKIEPKKSDALVSQIDILSSLAKLVGVEEESTDGNNLLDVLLGNSDRGRENLVLEASTRTAFRKKNWLMIPPYQGPAVITEVNIEIGNSPEYQLFDLDNDVGQQKNLAKSNPDKLNEMIKEYKGFVGDQDQQIEALELK
- a CDS encoding family 43 glycosylhydrolase, with product MNITLKFLVFLLTSVGIVACEHNNNRKQNEVPAPLFVDPNYQGSCDPEIVWNEYEQQWYIYYTARRPMLENTWLQTPIGVAVSKDMVNWEFKGYCKFDGVGGEKDASSTFWAPAIISTNDTLHMFVTWKPDTIPTEGAWGGQGWIVHYKAPLDNPVEGWQKVSALHDDDLNAIDATVYKSKSQFHVWFKGKEEGAQKNELYHLTTSDFTNWKEAGFSKSDVFNAESTGSNFEEAPYIFRWKEKYWLITDPHNGFFVYSSDDAENWKFHGTILKEGGTRNLDNSMARHCSVAVRDGHAFIFYHVEPWRRYDLEKLKGEGRKRIFDQPLKNRESVLQMAELEIFDDKLHCDRNRAFKIK
- a CDS encoding sulfatase-like hydrolase/transferase, coding for MNRLIIFLTTILSFCCTNTFAGNGSQQNNDKKTNILFVFIDDMGFADLGCYGRKDVHTPNIDRLASEGILFTQFYVNSPICSPSRTAVTTGQYPARWGITSYIDNRNANENRGMKNYLDLSAPSVARNIQAAGYYTAHIGKWHMGGGRDVGEAPLITEYGFDESVTQFEGLGERFLATYETLNLPDSTRGLEKQSAQLGRGEVHWAKRENFTQIFVDRTIDAIENAQKADKPFYINLWPDDIHTPLEPPKELRGDLSMKARFLGVMQEMDKHMGRLFDYIRNNPQLRDNTLIIFTSDNGPDKAVNTAGPFRGYKTVIYEGGFREPFISWWPGRISEKKAGTKNTKTVMAAIDLPLAFMEITGATPDENVTYDGELMLDAISGKKQQKRTKPIFWIRPPDRPDYNGTRAPDLAVRKGDYKLLMNFDGSNVQLYNLEKDMGETQNLKDKESAKAAELKKELEEWFNSYPLDIDLTKYTFKK
- a CDS encoding sulfatase, which encodes MKNRIYFIIALVLLVSSAKYTFAQKSEKPNVLLLLVDDLKPNLGVYGDKTAHSPNIDRLAGKGMTFKNAYCNQAVCMASRYNLLLGARSTSTGIYNFGTQFREVYPDAVTLPQYFMNAGYHVESMGKVFHIGHGNDNDEASWSIPHHKEKVVEYLVPESTNRKLTREEAYFQNSAMFIEDLPKNWQLPRGAAWESPDVLDEAYADGRVATHAINRLRKLSKNPDQPFFMAVGFARPHLPFCAPKKYWDMYNPDELPMPVNEEQPIDAPECALKRRGEIVQFFPVPEHETGIYDEDLKRKLIHGYYASMSYMDAQLGRVVEELERLGLDENTIIVLWGDHGWHLGDHGTWTKHTNFEQATHIPIVFVAPGVTTAGTETNQMAETVDIYTTLADLAGLEKPDVPQPIDGTSLVPVLKDGTKRVKDHAYHAFNKSGYLGEAIRTEQYRMVRWTPMKDASKEVLYELYDYVNDPHETQNWAAQKQDKVAELEKLLNAHPKAKVKPGN
- a CDS encoding arylsulfatase → MKSRLLYTTLLFVLHAFAGVDSFAENGTNTKPNIIIILADDLGYADVGFHGSDIKTPNIDRIATEGVVLEKYYACPMCSPTRAGLMTGRYPIRFGLMRSVVPPQREFGLPPEETTIAEMLSEAGYKYRGITGKWHLGHRQKKWIPANQGYTFFEGCHNGAVDYFTQERNGERDWQELTKPSEKKGYTTDLIGDAAVEFIQSVPKSEPFFLYVPFTAPHSPFQAKEVDMEKYPNRNGDKKVYAAMIDCMDQNIGRILASLEDRGQLDNTFILFCSDNGGVKKVADNSPHRGSKLTVYQGGINVVAAAWWPAGNISGGKIIEETVGYIDVFPTIAGIAGNDQLPAELDGIDMIKALQGEKLTDRTWFTYIDQNGEKVEQFALNTNEWKLVWRRNAADNSVKQEQTELYRICEDGAEELNLNQAQKEIVEQLKADIDKIYNLKAKTQIPRYDEKERFSGPVMPKWFPEN